The following are from one region of the Stigmatella ashevillena genome:
- a CDS encoding amidase, whose protein sequence is MSRSRRQFLTHTALGLAGAVSASRTAEAAPADAGAPAASPPGSPPTFGTSPSAGPEVRAATFAEAEKLVQVQYTPQERAQAEENWSAMMAPLLERRTGPRRVALEPTVAPASQWNPALPGLKTGPSRNRFVRSKNTAGPLPSKDEDIAFAPVTALSRWVESRALSSERLTSLYLERLRRLDPQLKCVITLTPELALQQARRADAEIAAGRYRGPLHGIPWGAKDLVDTAGIATTYGAEPFRNRIPSEDATTVARLHQAGAVLVAKLSLGALALNDIWFGGQTKNPWFLDEGASGSSAGPGAATAAGCVGFSLGSETGGSIISPSMRCGITGLRPTFGRVPRTGAMTLCWSLDKLGPMTRSVEDSLLVLSALSGPDAGDVGSVPSKLDFDATAGVKGLRVGYVPAWMEQSPATEVDRTALETLKRLGLTPVAVQLPDWPYSSLHVILFAEAAAAFEELTLSHGVDTMSMQVPDAWPNLFRQARFLSAVDMVQADRLRRKVAGEMARVMAEVDVLLVPSLREDILTITNHTGHPSLTLRTGFIEIDRARSDWAPDPKKPVVPFSPKRRMPHGVTLIGRLFEEGTLGRVGIALERASGVAEERPSGF, encoded by the coding sequence ATGTCCCGCTCGCGCAGACAGTTTCTGACCCACACCGCGCTGGGGCTTGCCGGAGCCGTCTCCGCGAGCCGAACCGCGGAGGCCGCCCCCGCCGATGCCGGAGCCCCTGCCGCCTCACCGCCCGGATCGCCGCCCACCTTCGGCACCTCGCCTTCCGCAGGACCCGAGGTGCGCGCGGCCACCTTCGCCGAGGCAGAGAAGCTCGTCCAGGTGCAGTACACCCCCCAGGAGCGCGCCCAGGCCGAGGAGAACTGGAGCGCCATGATGGCCCCGCTCTTGGAGCGGCGCACGGGCCCTCGCCGAGTGGCACTGGAGCCCACGGTGGCCCCCGCCTCCCAGTGGAATCCGGCGCTCCCCGGCCTCAAGACAGGCCCCTCGCGCAACCGCTTCGTGCGGAGCAAGAACACGGCCGGTCCGCTTCCCTCCAAGGACGAGGACATCGCATTCGCTCCGGTGACCGCCCTCTCTCGCTGGGTTGAGTCTCGCGCGTTGAGCTCGGAGCGACTCACCTCGCTCTACCTGGAGCGGCTGCGGCGCTTGGATCCCCAGCTCAAGTGCGTCATCACGCTGACCCCGGAGCTGGCACTCCAACAGGCGCGCCGCGCGGATGCGGAGATCGCCGCGGGCCGCTACCGAGGCCCCCTGCATGGCATCCCCTGGGGTGCCAAGGATCTCGTCGACACCGCGGGCATCGCCACGACCTACGGTGCCGAGCCGTTCCGGAACCGCATTCCTTCTGAAGACGCAACCACCGTCGCGAGGCTGCACCAGGCGGGCGCGGTGCTCGTCGCCAAGCTGAGCCTTGGGGCGCTGGCCCTGAACGACATCTGGTTCGGAGGACAGACGAAGAACCCCTGGTTCCTGGACGAAGGCGCTTCGGGCAGCAGCGCGGGGCCGGGGGCAGCCACCGCCGCGGGCTGTGTGGGGTTCTCCCTGGGCAGCGAGACGGGGGGCAGCATCATCTCCCCCTCCATGCGCTGTGGAATCACCGGGCTGCGGCCTACCTTCGGGCGCGTACCACGCACGGGAGCCATGACGCTGTGCTGGTCGCTCGACAAGCTGGGGCCCATGACCCGGAGCGTGGAGGACTCGCTGCTGGTCCTGTCGGCGCTCTCCGGGCCTGACGCGGGCGACGTGGGGAGTGTCCCGAGCAAGCTCGACTTCGACGCCACCGCGGGCGTGAAGGGGCTGCGCGTGGGCTACGTGCCCGCCTGGATGGAGCAGAGCCCGGCAACGGAGGTAGACCGGACCGCGCTCGAGACGCTGAAGCGGCTGGGGCTGACGCCAGTGGCGGTTCAGCTACCCGATTGGCCTTACTCCTCCCTCCACGTCATCCTCTTCGCCGAGGCGGCGGCGGCGTTCGAGGAACTCACGCTCAGCCATGGCGTGGACACGATGTCCATGCAGGTACCGGACGCCTGGCCCAACCTCTTCCGGCAAGCCCGCTTCCTGTCGGCTGTGGACATGGTGCAAGCGGACCGGCTGCGGCGAAAGGTGGCTGGAGAGATGGCACGGGTGATGGCGGAGGTGGACGTGCTCCTGGTCCCCTCACTGCGCGAGGACATCCTCACCATCACCAACCACACGGGCCATCCCTCACTCACGTTGCGCACGGGCTTCATCGAGATCGACCGGGCACGGAGTGACTGGGCACCCGACCCCAAGAAGCCCGTTGTTCCCTTCTCGCCCAAGAGGCGCATGCCGCACGGCGTGACACTCATTGGCAGACTCTTCGAGGAAGGCACCCTCGGCCGGGTAGGGATTGCGCTGGAACGCGCCTCGGGAGTAGCAGAGGAGCGTCCCAGCGGGTTCTGA
- a CDS encoding anti-sigma factor family protein produces the protein MKACQDYEVLLTLHASGALEPAEQAQVQAHLDTCAACQAEARRTAGVLSQVALPPVSALEEARQQLLPRQVVSRWRREQVHRAVRLRNVGAMMASAAAVMLVLTMTLPGWTSFRSGPLSAETAQTSETETLFEQWASADPLQDELDMTLSDDEAAWMDGDADLASDELLFLP, from the coding sequence ATGAAAGCCTGCCAGGACTACGAAGTGCTGCTGACGTTGCACGCCTCGGGCGCATTGGAGCCCGCCGAGCAGGCCCAGGTACAAGCCCACCTGGACACGTGCGCGGCGTGCCAGGCCGAAGCACGGCGCACCGCGGGAGTGCTCTCCCAGGTGGCCTTGCCGCCGGTCTCCGCCCTGGAAGAGGCCCGGCAGCAGCTCCTGCCCCGGCAGGTGGTCAGCCGCTGGCGGCGGGAGCAGGTCCACCGCGCGGTGCGGCTGCGCAACGTGGGGGCGATGATGGCCTCGGCGGCCGCGGTGATGCTGGTGCTCACGATGACGCTGCCGGGATGGACCTCCTTCCGCTCCGGGCCCTTGTCGGCGGAGACCGCGCAGACCTCGGAGACCGAGACCCTCTTCGAGCAATGGGCCTCCGCGGACCCCTTGCAAGATGAGCTGGACATGACCTTGAGCGATGATGAGGCGGCCTGGATGGATGGCGACGCGGACCTGGCCTCGGACGAGTTGCTCTTTCTACCCTGA
- a CDS encoding RNA polymerase sigma factor, with protein MTVSDTEENAGRARLTLASAQAPSDEVLCQAFLDGDEAAFTTLVERHRGLVFSLVRRFAPRPEDAADLVQQAFLRALESSGRVFRLWSWGSPTPFRSWLVRIALNLAKNHVRQGNRWRPAVLTEVEEAAVDPHESAQEALERAEQARQLQTAVLALPRRQREVLTLRVDASLPFKDIAETLGISENNAKVQFHNAVKRLKAEVAGAPGENRE; from the coding sequence GTGACGGTCTCGGACACAGAAGAAAACGCCGGACGGGCCCGGCTGACCTTGGCGTCGGCCCAGGCCCCGTCAGACGAAGTGCTGTGCCAGGCCTTCCTGGACGGCGACGAGGCGGCCTTCACCACCTTGGTGGAGCGCCACCGCGGGCTCGTCTTCTCGCTCGTGCGGCGCTTCGCCCCCCGGCCCGAGGACGCGGCGGATCTGGTGCAGCAAGCCTTCCTTCGGGCGCTGGAGTCCTCGGGGCGGGTATTCCGCCTTTGGAGCTGGGGCAGCCCCACGCCTTTCCGCTCCTGGCTGGTGCGCATCGCCCTCAACCTCGCCAAGAACCACGTCCGCCAGGGCAACCGGTGGCGGCCCGCCGTGCTGACGGAAGTCGAGGAAGCGGCCGTGGATCCGCATGAATCCGCGCAGGAGGCCCTGGAACGGGCCGAGCAGGCACGCCAGCTCCAGACCGCGGTGCTGGCCCTGCCCCGCCGACAGCGGGAGGTCCTCACCCTGAGGGTGGATGCCAGCCTGCCCTTCAAGGACATCGCCGAGACGCTCGGCATCTCCGAGAACAATGCCAAGGTGCAGTTCCACAACGCCGTCAAACGCCTGAAGGCCGAGGTGGCAGGCGCGCCCGGGGAGAATCGCGAATGA
- a CDS encoding TIGR02265 family protein has product MPTADPTHSARIKGTVLISRLNMVRQHGGPARLEDVLRRLPPADQAVLRKMILPINWYPLELNLRLDEAIADVLSPDDRTRAFVDMGRASADENLRGAQHVFVRQGEPHFLLSQAPQIYRFYYAVGSRTYEKSGPKSAILRTFGAERVNDADCLTIVGWHQRAIELSGGRAVRVLHPKCVAWGAPHCEYHCQWE; this is encoded by the coding sequence ATGCCGACGGCAGACCCCACTCACAGCGCCCGGATCAAAGGGACGGTCCTCATCTCCCGGCTCAACATGGTGCGCCAGCACGGGGGACCGGCGCGGTTGGAGGATGTCCTGCGGCGGTTGCCGCCCGCGGATCAAGCGGTCCTGCGGAAGATGATCCTCCCCATCAACTGGTACCCGCTGGAGCTCAACCTGCGGCTGGATGAGGCCATCGCCGATGTGCTGTCGCCCGATGACCGCACGCGGGCCTTCGTGGACATGGGCCGCGCCTCCGCCGATGAGAACCTCCGGGGCGCCCAGCACGTCTTCGTCCGCCAGGGGGAGCCGCACTTCCTGCTGAGCCAGGCGCCGCAGATCTACCGCTTCTATTACGCCGTGGGCTCGCGCACCTATGAGAAGTCGGGCCCCAAGTCGGCCATCCTGCGCACCTTCGGCGCGGAGCGCGTCAACGACGCGGACTGCCTCACCATTGTCGGCTGGCACCAGCGGGCCATCGAGCTGTCCGGAGGCCGAGCCGTCCGGGTACTCCACCCGAAGTGCGTGGCCTGGGGGGCTCCTCACTGCGAGTACCATTGTCAGTGGGAGTAG
- a CDS encoding YcaO-like family protein, which translates to MLPTKQVVVSPVFQARLAQAMGVTRVARITGLDRTGVEVACAVRPGGHVLQVCNGKGLTAEEASLGALFETAELWAAEHVPPGQLVWGARGELDGRMGAVWGATALGSAGTLVASRLWSDSVRCAWRQAQELHSGRTVWVPAQGVYCPPAGSAELGPVSVTWTSNGSGAHPEERKAQLHALLEATERDQLARALPGGWTEESVRRRMLRTPGLEQKAPRTAALAQALRERGFGVYLFDATPYLRTPGTVGLPVAAAVLVDLEEGPVPLTAGYACSLGRDSALLRALLEAAQSRLTDIHGAREDVSAADRTAARAFAAACASVRAKRQAGDMPDFSRDAGSPTRGLRRVLEQLRRAGFTQVAAVSLDAPVPGLHIQRVVVPGMRISELL; encoded by the coding sequence GTGCTGCCTACCAAGCAAGTCGTCGTCTCCCCGGTGTTTCAGGCACGCTTGGCCCAGGCCATGGGCGTCACCCGGGTGGCTCGTATCACAGGGTTGGATCGCACCGGCGTGGAGGTGGCGTGTGCCGTGCGGCCGGGCGGACATGTGCTCCAGGTGTGCAATGGCAAGGGGCTGACAGCCGAGGAAGCCTCGCTGGGGGCCCTCTTCGAGACTGCGGAGTTGTGGGCCGCCGAGCATGTGCCCCCGGGCCAATTGGTCTGGGGCGCCCGGGGGGAGCTGGATGGCCGGATGGGCGCCGTCTGGGGCGCCACGGCGCTGGGCTCGGCGGGAACCTTGGTGGCCTCCCGGCTGTGGTCGGACTCCGTGCGGTGCGCGTGGCGGCAGGCCCAGGAGCTGCACTCGGGGCGGACGGTCTGGGTGCCCGCCCAAGGGGTGTATTGCCCTCCGGCGGGCTCGGCGGAATTGGGCCCTGTGAGCGTGACGTGGACGAGCAACGGCTCCGGGGCCCATCCGGAGGAGCGCAAGGCCCAGCTCCACGCGCTGCTGGAGGCCACCGAGCGGGATCAGCTCGCGCGCGCGCTGCCGGGCGGGTGGACAGAGGAGAGCGTGCGGCGGCGGATGCTGAGGACCCCGGGGCTCGAGCAGAAGGCGCCGCGCACGGCGGCCCTGGCCCAGGCGCTGCGGGAGCGGGGGTTTGGCGTGTACCTCTTTGATGCCACCCCCTACTTGCGGACGCCTGGGACAGTGGGGCTGCCCGTGGCCGCGGCGGTGCTGGTGGATCTGGAGGAGGGGCCGGTGCCGCTCACCGCGGGGTACGCGTGCTCGCTCGGGAGGGACTCCGCCCTGCTGCGCGCGCTGCTGGAAGCCGCCCAGTCCCGCCTCACGGACATTCACGGCGCGCGGGAGGATGTCTCCGCCGCGGACCGCACGGCCGCGCGTGCCTTCGCGGCTGCGTGCGCCTCGGTGCGTGCCAAGCGCCAGGCCGGGGACATGCCGGACTTCTCCCGGGACGCGGGCTCTCCCACGCGCGGGTTGCGGCGCGTGTTGGAGCAGTTGCGGCGCGCGGGCTTCACCCAGGTGGCCGCCGTCTCGCTCGATGCGCCCGTGCCAGGGTTGCACATCCAGCGGGTGGTGGTCCCGGGCATGCGCATCTCGGAGCTTCTATGA
- a CDS encoding TfuA-like protein, translating into MKRRPEDLVVFLGPSLPASEARRLVPCHVLPPARQGDVWRALSLRPRVIALVDGVFEAQPSVWHHELLAALEAGVAVFGGASMGALRAAELASHGMVGVGRIFEWYRDGVVEDDAEVALLHASEEHGYRPLTVPLVNVRHVAAKAREAKVLSMSQARALVRAAAGIFYQERTWKRVLASVRPAWPAATRGDWEGWWSRGVEDLKQLDALACLRAAAAFSGVPVRSVGPRHPVRLSPSSLVRRRRLVDGVSLVKGQAVPSTQVLAALQRVPDSTELAEAGLRRALLAGWARSLGLSPHEDEVRAAEAEWWRRHQVKPADQEAFLAECGLEAQGLRRLCEERALERLVLTYSSRLLPDGPSWQEALASEAQLQGRWAQAAREVGRTGRRSGEGRGAAAAQKRWPKSR; encoded by the coding sequence ATGAAACGCCGTCCAGAGGATCTCGTCGTCTTCCTGGGGCCCTCCTTGCCCGCGAGCGAGGCACGCCGGTTGGTGCCCTGTCACGTCCTGCCCCCCGCCCGCCAGGGGGACGTGTGGCGGGCGCTCTCGCTGCGCCCCCGGGTGATCGCCCTGGTGGATGGCGTGTTCGAAGCCCAGCCTTCCGTGTGGCACCACGAGTTGCTGGCCGCGCTGGAGGCGGGGGTGGCCGTCTTCGGCGGCGCGAGCATGGGGGCGCTCCGGGCGGCGGAGTTGGCCTCTCACGGAATGGTCGGGGTGGGGCGCATCTTCGAGTGGTACCGGGACGGGGTGGTGGAGGATGACGCCGAGGTGGCGCTGCTGCACGCCAGCGAGGAGCACGGCTACCGGCCGCTGACCGTGCCCCTCGTCAACGTGCGGCACGTGGCCGCGAAGGCCCGCGAGGCGAAAGTGCTCAGCATGTCGCAGGCACGGGCGCTCGTGAGGGCCGCCGCGGGCATCTTCTACCAGGAGCGGACCTGGAAGCGGGTGCTCGCCTCCGTGCGGCCCGCCTGGCCCGCGGCCACGCGGGGCGACTGGGAAGGGTGGTGGTCCCGGGGCGTGGAAGACCTCAAGCAGCTGGACGCCCTGGCCTGCCTCCGGGCCGCGGCGGCCTTCAGCGGCGTGCCGGTGCGGTCCGTGGGGCCACGGCACCCGGTGCGGCTCTCGCCTTCGTCCCTGGTGCGGCGCCGGAGGCTGGTGGACGGGGTGTCGCTCGTGAAGGGGCAGGCGGTTCCCTCCACCCAGGTGTTGGCGGCGCTTCAACGGGTGCCCGACAGCACGGAGCTGGCGGAGGCGGGGCTGCGCCGGGCGCTGCTGGCCGGGTGGGCCCGCTCGTTGGGGCTGAGCCCCCACGAGGACGAGGTGCGGGCCGCGGAGGCGGAGTGGTGGCGCCGTCATCAGGTGAAGCCCGCGGATCAGGAAGCGTTCCTGGCGGAGTGTGGCCTGGAGGCCCAGGGGCTGCGGCGGCTGTGCGAGGAGCGGGCGCTGGAGCGGCTGGTGCTCACGTATTCAAGCCGCCTGTTGCCGGATGGGCCCTCGTGGCAAGAGGCGTTGGCCTCCGAGGCCCAACTTCAAGGACGCTGGGCCCAGGCCGCCCGTGAGGTGGGACGGACGGGCCGCCGCTCCGGTGAAGGCCGGGGTGCTGCTGCGGCTCAAAAGAGGTGGCCGAAGTCGAGGTAG
- the omp85 gene encoding Omp85 family outer membrane protein: MRWNPLRVPPRGPWRLPLFALTTCLVLGSTAVHADEPPPDVPLEPPPSRRTGWDLQGLPIINFNTDEGFGYGALVMLVDRADGTYEPFRYSLLAQFFQTTRQIASHMLIFDAPRFLGSPWRVGLEAAYNRTRFAPYYGLGNTSERVAEYASCEDRDALEGNPDICPDNPDFRGLRYYTYDLKSLPRLRLNLRRSVARSWNLFLGYRFRPDRVVPRYTSEDLGQSADSKLIEDAKAGVLEGFEEGVPERIPARTSEVLAGIQYDTRDIEASPTSGMFHELSLRGGASPLGSEFDYWGATLHARFYLPVIPGSRRLVAGGRVLFDVMGGEVPFTLLPFFGGLEGKDGLGGVYSARGLLLRRFQGPAKLLLNAELRWTALTQELLGQQFGFTLVGFVDSGRVWNDLHFQEGGGLKASAGGGLRIAWNREFIVRVDYGLGLSESTSGFYLDFGHLF; encoded by the coding sequence ATGCGCTGGAACCCTCTTCGAGTCCCGCCACGCGGCCCCTGGCGCCTCCCCCTCTTCGCGCTGACCACCTGCTTGGTGCTCGGGTCCACCGCCGTCCACGCGGACGAGCCGCCCCCGGACGTGCCCCTGGAGCCCCCTCCTTCGCGCCGCACCGGTTGGGACTTGCAGGGCCTGCCCATCATCAACTTCAACACCGACGAGGGCTTCGGGTACGGGGCGCTGGTGATGCTGGTGGACCGGGCGGACGGCACCTACGAGCCCTTCCGCTACTCCCTGCTCGCGCAGTTCTTCCAGACGACGCGGCAGATCGCCTCCCACATGTTGATCTTCGATGCGCCCCGCTTCCTGGGAAGCCCGTGGCGGGTGGGCTTGGAGGCCGCCTACAACCGGACCCGGTTCGCCCCGTACTACGGCCTGGGGAACACCTCCGAGCGCGTGGCCGAGTACGCCTCCTGCGAGGATCGGGACGCGCTGGAGGGCAACCCGGACATCTGCCCGGACAACCCGGACTTCCGAGGCCTGCGCTACTACACCTATGATCTCAAGAGCCTGCCGCGCCTGCGCCTCAACCTGCGCCGGTCCGTGGCGCGCTCGTGGAACCTCTTCCTGGGTTACCGGTTCCGTCCGGACCGCGTCGTGCCGCGCTACACCTCGGAGGATCTCGGCCAGAGTGCGGACTCGAAGCTCATCGAGGATGCCAAGGCAGGGGTGCTCGAAGGCTTCGAGGAGGGGGTTCCCGAACGCATCCCGGCACGCACCTCCGAGGTGCTCGCCGGCATTCAGTACGACACCCGGGACATCGAAGCCTCCCCCACCTCGGGCATGTTCCACGAGCTGTCGCTGCGCGGAGGCGCCAGCCCCCTGGGCAGCGAGTTCGACTACTGGGGCGCCACGCTCCATGCCCGGTTCTACCTGCCGGTGATTCCAGGCTCCCGGAGGCTGGTGGCCGGTGGGCGGGTGCTCTTCGATGTCATGGGGGGAGAGGTTCCCTTCACCCTGCTCCCCTTCTTCGGCGGACTGGAGGGCAAGGATGGCCTCGGCGGCGTCTACTCCGCGCGAGGCCTGCTGCTGCGCCGCTTCCAAGGCCCGGCGAAGCTGCTGCTCAACGCAGAGCTGCGCTGGACAGCCCTCACCCAGGAACTCCTGGGCCAGCAGTTCGGCTTCACCCTCGTGGGCTTCGTGGACTCCGGGCGCGTGTGGAATGACTTGCACTTCCAGGAGGGAGGTGGCCTGAAGGCCTCCGCGGGCGGGGGCCTGCGCATCGCCTGGAACCGCGAGTTCATCGTCCGCGTCGACTACGGCCTGGGCCTGAGCGAATCCACCAGCGGCTTCTACCTCGACTTCGGCCACCTCTTTTGA
- a CDS encoding endonuclease III domain-containing protein, which produces MDSEPPQREKALLVHERLCAAYGCPIAFFHELDPLSELVSALLSHRTRNADSGRAFRQLRARFVTWEAVRDAPCAEVQEAIAPVTWPEQKAPRLQHILREITARRGGDMALDFLEALPVPQARAWLESLPGVGPKTSAAVLLFSRLRRPALPVDSHHYRVAVRLGLLSARIPVGPSHALLAALLPQDWGAQQVYDHHEVLMLHGQRCCFHQSPACGRCPVLDLCPHGQERLRRR; this is translated from the coding sequence ATGGACAGCGAGCCCCCCCAGCGGGAGAAAGCGTTGCTCGTGCACGAGCGACTCTGTGCCGCGTACGGGTGTCCCATCGCGTTCTTCCATGAGCTGGACCCGCTGAGCGAGTTGGTCTCCGCGCTGCTGTCACACCGCACGCGCAACGCGGACTCGGGGCGGGCCTTCCGGCAGCTCCGGGCGCGGTTCGTCACCTGGGAGGCCGTCCGGGATGCGCCCTGTGCCGAGGTGCAGGAGGCCATCGCCCCCGTCACTTGGCCCGAGCAGAAGGCCCCTCGTCTTCAGCACATCCTGCGGGAAATCACCGCCCGGAGGGGAGGGGACATGGCGCTGGATTTCCTGGAGGCGCTGCCCGTGCCCCAGGCCCGCGCGTGGCTGGAGTCCCTGCCGGGGGTGGGCCCCAAGACGAGCGCGGCCGTGCTCCTGTTCAGCCGGTTGCGCCGGCCCGCCCTGCCCGTGGACAGCCACCACTACCGTGTGGCGGTCCGTCTGGGGCTGCTCTCCGCGCGCATTCCCGTGGGGCCCTCGCACGCCCTGCTGGCCGCGCTCCTGCCCCAGGACTGGGGAGCACAGCAGGTCTATGACCACCACGAGGTGTTGATGCTGCACGGCCAGCGGTGTTGCTTCCATCAGTCGCCCGCGTGTGGGCGGTGTCCTGTCCTGGATCTGTGCCCCCATGGACAGGAGCGGCTCCGGAGGCGATGA
- a CDS encoding DNA-methyltransferase has product MSIELSSEAPRCHRADAREPGGYQAALGDSRAHLLLTDPPYCLLTRRRKGGDERDPRAHKKIDRNPIVRFETVKDYRVFTEAWMTRAVSWLTPEARLVIWTNLLGKEPITTVARQLGYPHLLGEYVWGKRTTDKNANEQLLRVYEVALVFSRTPLPPLGPAEAPAVWAVVGGYDDDAEAQQWGNHPHHKPFSVLEPLVRTYSRPGETILDPFAGSGSTPSAALRLERRAACMEIEPEWAERVTHRLREGAGRSRESPGP; this is encoded by the coding sequence ATGAGCATTGAACTTTCCTCCGAGGCCCCTCGCTGCCACCGGGCGGATGCGCGAGAGCCGGGCGGCTACCAAGCCGCGCTGGGTGATTCCCGCGCCCACCTGCTGCTGACGGACCCGCCGTACTGTCTGCTCACCCGGAGGCGCAAGGGTGGGGACGAGCGGGACCCCCGCGCTCACAAGAAGATCGATCGCAACCCCATCGTCCGCTTCGAGACCGTGAAAGACTACCGCGTCTTCACCGAAGCCTGGATGACCCGGGCCGTCTCGTGGCTGACCCCGGAGGCGCGGCTGGTCATCTGGACGAACCTCCTGGGCAAGGAGCCCATCACCACCGTGGCGAGGCAGCTCGGCTACCCGCACCTGCTGGGCGAGTACGTGTGGGGCAAGCGCACCACGGACAAGAACGCCAACGAGCAACTCCTGCGCGTCTACGAGGTGGCGCTCGTCTTCTCCCGCACGCCGCTGCCCCCTCTGGGCCCGGCAGAGGCGCCGGCCGTCTGGGCGGTGGTGGGAGGCTACGACGATGATGCCGAGGCCCAGCAGTGGGGCAACCACCCCCACCACAAGCCTTTCTCGGTGCTCGAGCCGCTGGTGAGGACCTACAGCCGTCCCGGGGAGACGATCCTGGACCCGTTCGCGGGGAGTGGCTCCACCCCCTCGGCGGCGCTTCGGCTGGAGCGCCGGGCCGCGTGCATGGAGATCGAACCCGAGTGGGCCGAGCGCGTCACGCACCGCCTGCGCGAGGGTGCGGGGCGCTCCCGGGAGTCCCCCGGTCCGTGA
- the thiE gene encoding thiamine phosphate synthase produces the protein MDLRERLSVYLLISGSTPETVVEAVLAAGVGAIQFREKTLPMAEQLVQARRIREQCHKAGALFFVNDRLDLAMAAGADGVHLGQSDLPPAEARRLWGPRALIGASCATLQELAMADGADYVGVGPLYATASKPDAGAPVGTAAVEQICRAFSGPVVGIGGIGPGLAAPVIRAGACGVSVISAILDAPEPASAARELLREVRQALTDRGTPGSAPHPRAGGA, from the coding sequence ATGGACTTGAGGGAACGGCTTTCCGTCTACCTCCTCATCAGCGGAAGCACCCCGGAGACCGTCGTGGAGGCCGTGCTCGCCGCGGGGGTCGGCGCCATCCAGTTCCGGGAGAAGACCCTGCCCATGGCCGAGCAACTGGTCCAGGCGAGGCGAATCCGCGAGCAGTGCCACAAAGCGGGGGCGCTCTTCTTCGTCAATGACCGGCTCGATCTGGCCATGGCCGCCGGGGCGGATGGCGTGCACCTGGGCCAGAGCGATCTTCCTCCCGCCGAGGCGCGCCGCCTGTGGGGGCCCCGGGCCCTCATCGGCGCCAGTTGCGCAACCCTCCAGGAACTCGCGATGGCCGACGGCGCGGACTACGTGGGGGTCGGGCCCCTCTACGCCACCGCCAGCAAGCCCGATGCGGGAGCACCGGTCGGCACGGCGGCAGTCGAGCAGATCTGCCGTGCCTTCTCGGGCCCCGTGGTGGGAATTGGTGGCATCGGGCCGGGCCTCGCGGCACCCGTCATCCGCGCGGGCGCCTGTGGCGTCTCGGTCATCTCGGCCATCCTCGACGCTCCCGAGCCCGCTTCCGCCGCCCGGGAGTTGCTGCGAGAGGTCCGCCAAGCCCTCACGGACCGGGGGACTCCCGGGAGCGCCCCGCACCCTCGCGCAGGCGGTGCGTGA
- the thiM gene encoding hydroxyethylthiazole kinase, whose product MSLTADAIWKDVQAIRQQGPLVHNITNYVAMEFTANALLAIGASPVMAHTAEEVREIVAISQALVINLGTLSPVWIHSMREAMEEASRRKVPIVLDPVGAGASRLRTQTARELIAAFPPRIIRGNASEIIALGSDEQKTRGVDSLATSAQAYETARALSKRYGCVVSVSGATDLILQGDQELRVSNGTPLMTRVTAMGCAASALTGAFAACNPSSLHAAAHAMAIMGIAGEMGAQQAQGPGTLPMHFLDALHQVNLSHIRDRLRVGG is encoded by the coding sequence ATGAGCCTGACCGCCGACGCCATCTGGAAGGATGTCCAAGCCATCCGCCAACAGGGCCCCCTGGTCCACAACATCACCAACTACGTGGCCATGGAGTTCACGGCCAATGCGCTGCTGGCCATCGGCGCCTCCCCCGTCATGGCCCACACCGCCGAGGAGGTCCGGGAGATTGTCGCGATCTCCCAAGCGCTGGTCATCAACCTGGGGACGCTCAGCCCGGTCTGGATCCACAGCATGCGCGAGGCGATGGAAGAAGCGTCCCGGCGCAAGGTCCCCATCGTCCTCGATCCCGTCGGCGCGGGGGCCTCCCGGCTGCGAACCCAGACGGCGCGTGAACTCATCGCCGCCTTCCCTCCCCGCATCATCCGTGGGAATGCCTCGGAGATCATCGCCCTGGGCTCCGATGAGCAGAAGACGCGGGGCGTTGACAGCCTGGCCACCTCCGCCCAGGCCTACGAGACCGCCCGGGCCCTGTCCAAGCGGTATGGGTGCGTCGTCTCCGTCAGCGGGGCCACCGACTTGATCCTCCAGGGAGACCAGGAGCTGCGCGTGAGCAACGGCACGCCGCTGATGACGCGGGTGACGGCCATGGGGTGCGCGGCCTCGGCGCTCACCGGCGCCTTCGCCGCCTGCAACCCGTCCTCCCTCCACGCCGCCGCCCACGCCATGGCGATCATGGGGATCGCGGGCGAGATGGGGGCCCAGCAGGCGCAGGGCCCTGGCACCCTGCCCATGCACTTTCTGGATGCGCTCCATCAGGTGAACCTCTCTCACATTCGAGACCGGTTGCGCGTGGGCGGATGA